The sequence ATCAAGTCTTCGAAAATTTTATCTTAGAGGGTATTAGCATACCATGGAAGGAGTGGTTCCAAAATCCAGACTGGATCATTCCCATTAAGCAAACAGACGCCGTTTATTATGCCCCTTTAAAGGCAGGCTCTACCTGCCACGTTCATCTGCAAATTGCCGAAATACGCCCTTCGTCTTTTAGTGTCACTTATGCCTTTATGCAGGAGCAGCTATGCTGCACTGTTAAAACTGTCCATGTGTTCTGCAAACGCGAGACCCAGCAAAAGCATCCCCTACCCCTTGAATTGTCAGTGTCTTTAGCCAAGTACCTACCCGCGCCTACTGCATCAGCACCCCCTACTTTCAAGCCGGCCTTTTAAGCTGAAAAAGCAGGAATTATTTCTCTCTCGGAAAAATAGCGTTGTCTAATATTTAAGCGCAAAAACCTCAAACACGTTATCCTCTCCTAATAGCCACTAGTGCTTTCCGGACGCGCTCTTGTTTATCAATTCTATCAATTCGCTTTTTAGCACTTTAGACAAAGCGGAGCGTGGAATGAAAGGCAGATGATGCACAGCACGGATACGCTCAAAAGGCAAAACTGTCTGCCCAAACCGTTCGATAATGGTAGCAGCCACAGAAACCGGACAATTGGCAGCAGCCAAATGCACGGCATGCCCTAATCTGGAATCAGGCATAGCGACCAACGTCATTTCTTGCCCGATATTTAGCTGCAGGCAAATTGTTTGCAAATGCGATTCCAATCGAGCTAAGTCGACGCTTTCTCCTCCCACTTTAATAAGGGCATCCGTTCGCCCCTCTATTATCAATGAGCCCTCTTGCACGTTCCCTCGGTCTTCTCCAATAAACCAGCCGTCTATTTTAGGGTCAAAAAACCGAATGCGCGTCCCTTCAAAATAAGCGTAAACGCTCAAAAGCGAAGCCCCCTTAAAGGCAAGCCGTTCCTCTTGTTGTTGAGCCTGTACATGCGACAGGAGACGCAAAGGCGGATAGCCAGCCTCGTTCCAGCTTTCCAAGGGTGCGGTCGCTACTTGAGACGCGCACTCGGTCAGGCCATAGCTTGGCAAAAGAGGCCAGCCCAAGGCAATTCCCTTTTTATAGAGCTCGGGCAAAAGCCGCCCTCCTCCAATAATGACAGCGCGCAAAGAAGGCGGCGCTTGCAATCCTAATTGAATCAGATCATACAATTGCGCCGGCACTAAAGAAGCCAGTGTTCCTTTAACCGCTTGAGTAAAATTACAGAAGGAGGGCGCTTGCCATTTCGGACAATGCGCGTTGAAATCATAGATATCCGCTCCGCTTAGATAGCTGCGCGCCCAAATCCCCAAGCCTCCGACATGAAAGGAAGGCAAAGCCAGAACCCAGCGATCGAAAGAAGAGCTGTTTAAATGCTGGTTAATAGCCTGGGCCGAAGCCAATAAGGCCTTTTTAGACAATCCCACCCATTTTAGGCTTGTCGATCCCGAAGTGGCAAGCCAAACATGCCCCGGCCACGAGCCGGCAAAGGAGAGAATTTGCTGGTATTTTTTTTGTTCTTCCTGTGCATAGGCAGGATTGAGAAGTACATGGGAGTCCAGGCTGGTCCAATCAATTTTCATTTTATAGCAATTCTTTCCACGTTAATTTGGCAAGTTCGGTCTCAAACGCCTCGGGCAGTTCAAAGACAGGCCCCTTCCAAGAGAAATGTTGACTGAATGAGTTGGGAAGATAAACACGATGCGATAATAAACCGTGCCGCTCTTTTCTTTCAGGATCCACTTGTGAAGCGGCATAAGCAGCAGCTACTTGATCCAGCGGATGGCCAAGATAAGATGTCACAATTTTGCGCTGGTTGCCCTTTTTCCGCCACTCCTGTTCCGGTTGAACAGCAGGCTTAAAAATGAGCACTTTTGCCGCTTCGGGCCGATTAACGGCTGACTGGACTTGCCGATCGCAGGCAAGCGTCCACCCTTCCATTTGTATAGCCTCCCACGGCTTGTTTTGAAAAGGAAACGGATCTTCGATAAAGTCCATAGCAGTCTTTAAGGAAGAAATAAGGGAGAGAAAAGAGCGGAAAGAAGCTTCTGTTAGGCATTCATTGAAATCTAGCCGTAGGGCAAGCGAAGTTCCTTCAAAAAGCCTAACCAGTTGGCCGGCCTCTTGCTTGGGATCCCGTCCCACCTTTATTTTTACATGCGTGTAGCCTTGCAGCTTAATTTCGCTCACCATTTCTTTTGAAGCCGCCGTTATATTTGTCAGCAGATAGTGGCTCAAAGGAATGTGCGCGGCGCGAACTAAAGGCTCTTTTTTTTCTCTTGCCTCAGCATCCAAGCGGGCGAGGGCCAACGTGCAATGCGTCAAGGGAGTCGCTCCTCCCTTTTTTAGCGCTTCTAGCTGAGCCTCCAAAGGCAAATCGCCTAATTCCGGCCAAGGATGACAGTCGGCATAACCGATTTTATTCTTATCAAAATATACGCGCACTAATGCGCCTGACCGGCAAGTTTGCGAGGAGCGCGACTGAAGCGATCCGCTTGCATAAAGCTCATAAAGCGAATAATCGATCTTCATGAGAATAGACAGGCTGCAGTCAAAGCCAATCCGAATGCGACCATGCTCATCACGCTTCCCACAAAAAATTCATTGTATTTTGCACTTGGCTCTGTCGTCCATATGGACTGCACTGTGCGATAGGCTATCGGAAGCGCCGCTAAAGGCAGTAGCGCTAAAAGCAGCTTGCCTTTAAGCGCCCATAGACCTCCCATTGCAAAAGGAGCGAGCAGTAAAAAAGCGATCTCTAGCCGGCCAAATGTTGCGCCAAAACGCACAGCCAACGTGCGTTTATTGATTTTTGCATCGCTTTGAATGTCCCTCAAATTATTAATGGCGCATGGAACAATAGCCAGCAGCCCTAATTGAGTCGCGGCAAGCAAACAATCGATGTCAACGGATTTTGTTTGAAGATAATAAACAGCGGAGGTGCTGACTAATCCATAAAAAATAAAAATAAAGGGTTCAGCCAACCCATGATAGGCAAGCGGCATAGGTCCGCCCGTATAGAGATAGCCGCAAGCTGACGCAATGATTAAAATAAATAAGAAAGGCCAGCCGCCAGCCAGAATCAGCGGGATCCCCATTAGCAGTGCGCAGGCAAAAAAGAAAAAGCCGCCTTTCAATACCTGTTGAAAAGACAGCAAGCCCGCTTGAGTCACCCTCAAGAATCCCACACGTTCAGCCGTATCAGCCCCCTTTTTATAATCCAGCGCATCATTAATGTAGTTAGTTCCCACTTGAAGGCACAAGGAACATAAAAACACAAGCGTGGACAATGTCCAATCAATGCGTTCGACTCGTCCAAAAGCTAATGCGGTGCCCACCAAAACAGGAATCAAGCAAATCGGCAATGTTTTGGGTCGCGAAGCTAACAGCCAAGGCTTAAGACATTCCAGCTCCCTTTTAATCGTTAAGAAAGAAGATTGATTGTCTCTCATAAATCCTTATCCGATTAAGGTAAACGCGTAAATTGGTTAAAATTCGGCTTGCGTTTTTCTAAAAACGCTTGTTTGCCCTCTTGAGCTTCTTCAGTCATGTAATAGAGCATGGTGGCATTTCCGGCTAAATCTAATAATCCTACTTGACCGTCGCAATCGGCATTTAAGCAAGCCTTTAAACAACGGAGAGCGAGCGGTGAATGCTGCAAAATTTCGCGACACCATTTCAGCGTTTCCTTTTCTAAATCCGCCAAAGGAACGACGCAATTTACCAACCCCATTTCTAAAGCTTCCTGGGCATTATACTGCCGGCACAAATACCAAATTTCACGCGCTTTTTTCTGGCCAACAATGCGGGCTAAATAACTACTGCCTAACCCCCCGTCAAAAGAACCAACACGAGGACCGACTTGCCCGAAGCGGGCATTGTCTGCCGCAAGGGTTAAATCGCATACCACATGCAAGACATGTCCTCCCCCAATTGCATAGCCGGCCACCATGGCAATCACAGGCTTGGGCAAAGAACGGATTTGCTTCTGCAAGTCTAAGACATTTAGACGAGGGATGCCGTCACGTCCGAGATAGCCTTCTTCTCCCCTTACTCGCTGGTCGCCGCCCGAACAAAAGGCGTCCGGCCCTTCACCTGTTAAAATAATTACTCCAATGCTCGGATCATTACGGCAAATCTCAAAAGCTTCTTGCATCTCTTCTATTGTTTCAGGGCGAAAAGCATTGCGCACGTGCGGACGATTAATCGTAATTTTGGCGATTCCATCCTCTGTTTTTTCGAATCGGATGTCTTCGTAGGTTTTAATTGCTGTCCATAGAGAAGGAATGGTTTGCATCATATGAATCAAGCCTCGTTATTAAATGCTTTAGAAATTGTCTCCTAGATTATATAGAGAAGCGCTGATTAAAGGTAAAGATTAGAGTATAGCCCCCCTTATAATTGCCTATCCCTGCCTCCTCGTCTCTCTTTTAGAGACTATCGTCGCATTCAAGCCATTAGAAGATTTCTAACAAACTCAACAATTTATTAATAAGAAATAATTTAAAAATCTAAAAAGTTAAGAATATAAAAATGTTTTTACTTTTTAGATGTATAAAAATTAATTTAAAAAAAATGTAAATTATTTTTACAAAAAAAATTAAATTAATGAAACCAACATTTTTTACAAAACAAAATAATTTTTTATAAAAAAATCAAAAATCATTTATTTTCTCTAAAAATCAAATAAAATTTAAGTCAAAAACATAAAAATAGTTTATTAACAACAGATAAAAAACTCATATATTATTGACAAAAAGCCTATTTTTTGGTAAAATATTATTATAAACTTTTAGTAAAAACCATATTAATAAAGCATTAAGAAAAAGGAAATTATGAATACATCAATTCATTCCCATCAAAGTTACCAGGGAATTGAAGGGTTTTCTCTTTCCAAATCTGCATCCGCCAATCCGGGATTGCAGAGCGGTCAAGGAATTCAAGATAAGCAAATTGTGGGATCCCAGATTTGCAATACTATTAAAAATGTGGCTATTGCAGCTGTTGCTCTAAAGAATGCAACTGAGTTTGCCTCTCATAGAGGGATGCGCTTTTTAACAGCAGGAACGACGCTTGCGACGGGCTTAAGCTCCCTCTATACCGGCAATATCATGACTGGTTTGACATTTACAGCCATTGGCGCCAAAGAAATGTATAACATGTTTGGCACCAACTATGACGAGTCTGAAGTCAAGCGTTTGATTGGCGATACGCAAGCGGGCATTAAAATGATCCAAACGCTTGAAGAAGCGAACGGAAAATCCTACGAAATTGTCAACGGCAATTTAGGCATTGTTAATACGAATTTGCAAGAATTGAAATCTCGCATGGAAAACATTCGCTCATTAGCAGTGGAAGGAAGCCAAAAATTAGAAGAGCAAAAAACCAAGACAACCAAGCTGTACCAAGAAGCGGAAGCGCTCTTTTTAAAAGCGCAAGTTTCTTTTGCTGACAGCAAGGAAAGCATTAATCAATCAGATAATCTGTTCGAAAAAGCTTTAAAGCGTTTTTCTAAAGTCATTGACATTGCACAAGAAGAAGTCTCTGAATTAAATGCCGAAGAGAAAGTTAATCTATTTGCCACTGAAGCCAAAGATGCGTACGAAGAATGCTTAGCAGCTAGATCCGTCCTTCAGCAATCGGGCCAGTCATTAGATGAAGGCATGAAGATTCTCGAGCAAGCGATTTCCAAGTATAATGAAGCGTCTATGGAAGCTGGTAAAACAGACGAAT is a genomic window of Candidatus Protochlamydia phocaeensis containing:
- a CDS encoding acyl-CoA thioesterase; this translates as MNIFKREIFIPFHLVDAAGIVFFGHVFGLAHQVFENFILEGISIPWKEWFQNPDWIIPIKQTDAVYYAPLKAGSTCHVHLQIAEIRPSSFSVTYAFMQEQLCCTVKTVHVFCKRETQQKHPLPLELSVSLAKYLPAPTASAPPTFKPAF
- a CDS encoding AMP-binding protein; amino-acid sequence: MKIDWTSLDSHVLLNPAYAQEEQKKYQQILSFAGSWPGHVWLATSGSTSLKWVGLSKKALLASAQAINQHLNSSSFDRWVLALPSFHVGGLGIWARSYLSGADIYDFNAHCPKWQAPSFCNFTQAVKGTLASLVPAQLYDLIQLGLQAPPSLRAVIIGGGRLLPELYKKGIALGWPLLPSYGLTECASQVATAPLESWNEAGYPPLRLLSHVQAQQQEERLAFKGASLLSVYAYFEGTRIRFFDPKIDGWFIGEDRGNVQEGSLIIEGRTDALIKVGGESVDLARLESHLQTICLQLNIGQEMTLVAMPDSRLGHAVHLAAANCPVSVAATIIERFGQTVLPFERIRAVHHLPFIPRSALSKVLKSELIELINKSASGKH
- the menA gene encoding 1,4-dihydroxy-2-naphthoate octaprenyltransferase, producing the protein MRDNQSSFLTIKRELECLKPWLLASRPKTLPICLIPVLVGTALAFGRVERIDWTLSTLVFLCSLCLQVGTNYINDALDYKKGADTAERVGFLRVTQAGLLSFQQVLKGGFFFFACALLMGIPLILAGGWPFLFILIIASACGYLYTGGPMPLAYHGLAEPFIFIFYGLVSTSAVYYLQTKSVDIDCLLAATQLGLLAIVPCAINNLRDIQSDAKINKRTLAVRFGATFGRLEIAFLLLAPFAMGGLWALKGKLLLALLPLAALPIAYRTVQSIWTTEPSAKYNEFFVGSVMSMVAFGLALTAACLFS
- the menB gene encoding 1,4-dihydroxy-2-naphthoyl-CoA synthase; the encoded protein is MMQTIPSLWTAIKTYEDIRFEKTEDGIAKITINRPHVRNAFRPETIEEMQEAFEICRNDPSIGVIILTGEGPDAFCSGGDQRVRGEEGYLGRDGIPRLNVLDLQKQIRSLPKPVIAMVAGYAIGGGHVLHVVCDLTLAADNARFGQVGPRVGSFDGGLGSSYLARIVGQKKAREIWYLCRQYNAQEALEMGLVNCVVPLADLEKETLKWCREILQHSPLALRCLKACLNADCDGQVGLLDLAGNATMLYYMTEEAQEGKQAFLEKRKPNFNQFTRLP